A window of the Ipomoea triloba cultivar NCNSP0323 chromosome 14, ASM357664v1 genome harbors these coding sequences:
- the LOC116005095 gene encoding uncharacterized protein C227.17c-like has product MGSEKEARRKLSCSACFDALWFCYTPVHQMQQYYRLGNLDNCSDKWSALYDCLTLKTKRQAEVEEILEKREKTKPHIWSFRTPEEAASHWQKLYGHMHIYEDE; this is encoded by the exons ATGGGGTCGGAGAAGGAAGCGCGGCGAAAGCTATCGTGCTCAGCCTGTTTCGATGCACTCTGGTTCTGCTACA CTCCAGTCCATCAAATGCAGCAGTACTATAGGCTCGGTAACCTCGACAACTGTTCTGATAAATGGAGTGCCCTTTATGATTGCTTGACTCTAAAAACTAAACGCCAAGCTGAAGTGGAG GAAATTTTGGAAAAGCGGGAGAAAACCAAGCCTCACATATGGTCTTTTCGGACACCAGAAGAAGCAGCATCTCACTGGCAAAAACTCTATGGGCATATGCACATATATGAAGATGAGTAA